The Paenibacillus sp. MBLB1832 genome has a window encoding:
- a CDS encoding sugar phosphate isomerase/epimerase family protein: MVQVTMLNFMAGTDFIESLNTQKSWGITVLDLKNEIFGKSLIDLTVAEAKEAAKAIEDREMSVYCFSTELFQDDIEIGEKAFRAKSVDKIEQLLETASILKPTVIRLLAARSSKRSLFSDCTAYVKEHHPWLIPLYREAIDWISGHGYEVTIENECNQCIFSNPEEMISFFDELNRKDSVYLTYDVQNLWEMGTYPSLQVYEALAPYIGFYHVKGGQQGENDNSLAWSSSLEDATWPVIPMTQQAVTDGVSPIICINPSHGVRKPGYNYDEVAKRDLDYLRKHIKGVC, encoded by the coding sequence ATGGTACAAGTAACGATGCTTAATTTCATGGCAGGAACCGACTTTATCGAATCCCTAAATACGCAGAAGAGTTGGGGAATCACTGTTCTGGATTTAAAGAACGAAATTTTCGGTAAATCACTTATTGATCTCACTGTCGCTGAAGCAAAAGAGGCTGCAAAAGCGATTGAGGATAGAGAAATGTCAGTCTATTGCTTTTCAACCGAGTTATTTCAAGATGATATAGAAATAGGTGAAAAGGCATTCAGAGCGAAATCTGTAGATAAGATTGAACAACTTCTTGAAACTGCCAGTATTCTAAAACCAACCGTCATTCGTTTACTTGCAGCACGCTCAAGCAAACGCAGCTTATTCTCCGATTGTACGGCATACGTGAAAGAGCATCATCCATGGTTGATACCGCTGTATAGAGAAGCTATTGATTGGATAAGTGGTCACGGTTATGAGGTAACGATTGAAAATGAGTGCAATCAGTGTATCTTTTCGAATCCCGAGGAAATGATTTCCTTCTTCGATGAATTGAATCGTAAGGATAGCGTTTATTTGACATATGACGTACAGAATTTATGGGAGATGGGTACGTATCCCTCCTTACAGGTGTATGAAGCACTTGCTCCATACATCGGGTTCTATCATGTGAAAGGCGGACAACAAGGAGAAAATGACAATTCTCTCGCTTGGAGTTCCAGCTTGGAGGACGCAACCTGGCCGGTTATTCCAATGACACAACAAGCAGTAACGGATGGGGTTAGTCCTATAATTTGCATAAATCCATCGCATGGCGTTCGTAAGCCAGGTTACAATTATGATGAAGTGGCAAAGCGAGATCTGGATTATCTCCGAAAACATATAAAAGGAGTATGCTAA
- a CDS encoding cupin domain-containing protein gives MATVTDLRVGTHVKDMEWGKIQWLCGQEIDPECEMTFGVVYIHAGTSNPRHRHPNCEEYIFVLSGECIHTLGDEEYHLEPGMMLRIPRDVSHNATVVGWEPCRMIITYSAPDRQTIGE, from the coding sequence ATGGCAACAGTAACAGATTTAAGAGTTGGCACACACGTAAAGGATATGGAATGGGGTAAAATTCAATGGCTTTGTGGTCAAGAAATTGATCCAGAATGCGAAATGACGTTTGGTGTTGTCTATATCCATGCGGGTACTTCGAATCCAAGACATAGGCATCCCAATTGTGAAGAGTATATCTTTGTGCTATCCGGCGAATGCATCCACACACTAGGTGACGAGGAGTATCATCTTGAACCAGGCATGATGCTCAGAATTCCAAGGGATGTGTCACACAATGCCACTGTAGTTGGCTGGGAACCATGCAGAATGATCATTACATATTCAGCACCTGACAGACAGACGATCGGCGAATGA
- a CDS encoding phosphoenolpyruvate hydrolase family protein, giving the protein MAISRQEIVRRLKSQIHENKAIIGAGAGTGLSAKSAEDGGVDLIIIYNSGKYRMAGRGSLAGLMPYGDANQIVTEMGREVLTIVKDTPVLAGVCGTDPFRNMDVFLEDLKRSGFSGVQNFPTVGLCDGVFRQNLEETGMGYALEVDMIRKAHELDLFTSPYVFNEEDAVAMAKAGADMLVAHVGLTTKGMIGAKTALTLEESIDIVQRIHDAGKSINPDIIVICHGGPISEPEDAAYVLGQTKGVVGFFGASSIERLPTEAAISDQVSKFKRISMS; this is encoded by the coding sequence ATGGCAATCTCAAGACAAGAAATAGTAAGACGATTGAAAAGTCAGATTCACGAAAATAAAGCAATCATAGGTGCTGGAGCAGGCACGGGGTTATCAGCAAAGAGCGCAGAGGATGGCGGAGTCGATCTAATAATCATATATAATTCGGGAAAATACCGTATGGCTGGTCGCGGTTCTTTGGCGGGTTTAATGCCATATGGGGATGCCAATCAGATTGTAACGGAAATGGGGAGGGAAGTCCTCACGATCGTGAAAGACACTCCGGTTCTTGCAGGGGTTTGCGGAACGGATCCTTTTCGGAACATGGATGTGTTTTTAGAAGATTTGAAAAGATCGGGATTTAGTGGTGTTCAAAATTTTCCAACAGTTGGCTTATGTGATGGTGTTTTCCGCCAAAACTTGGAGGAGACAGGGATGGGGTATGCGTTAGAAGTGGATATGATTCGCAAAGCGCATGAGTTGGATTTATTTACCTCTCCTTATGTTTTTAATGAAGAAGATGCTGTGGCCATGGCTAAGGCCGGTGCGGATATGCTCGTCGCTCACGTCGGACTGACTACGAAAGGGATGATTGGAGCAAAAACCGCACTAACACTAGAGGAATCTATTGATATTGTGCAACGAATTCATGATGCGGGGAAATCCATTAATCCAGATATTATCGTTATTTGTCATGGAGGACCGATTTCAGAACCTGAAGATGCTGCTTATGTACTCGGCCAAACGAAAGGTGTTGTTGGGTTCTTCGGAGCATCGAGCATTGAACGGCTGCCTACAGAAGCGGCAATTTCTGATCAGGTAAGTAAGTTTAAAAGGATTAGCATGTCGTGA
- a CDS encoding carbohydrate ABC transporter permease — MTEKLQYGQLLLRTVLTILLIMLVTPVIWVILGSLKSNTDILNYPFGLPTSFSFHNYISAWELGHFGKYLYNTAYVTFFGLILVVFVGSAAGYALAQISFKGRDLVFYLFLIGLTLPTQTIIIPLFYQLKSLGLVNSLWGVIFSMVGLGIPFGIFLMRNTFRDLPRELRESAYVDGAGEWRTFLSIMLPMAKPGVLALVIFSFMSMWNEYLLPLVILIDPSKFTIAVGLGAFQTEQNTNYSAIFAGSVISMIPIVLVYVLFQRQFIEGVVAGAQKG, encoded by the coding sequence ATGACTGAAAAGCTTCAATATGGTCAACTCCTGCTGCGGACCGTACTAACGATACTATTGATCATGTTGGTTACTCCGGTCATTTGGGTGATCTTGGGGAGCTTAAAATCGAATACGGACATATTAAATTATCCATTCGGTTTGCCAACATCCTTTTCTTTTCACAATTATATAAGCGCTTGGGAATTAGGACACTTCGGAAAATACTTGTACAATACGGCCTATGTCACTTTCTTCGGATTAATACTAGTCGTTTTTGTGGGATCTGCGGCAGGATATGCGCTTGCTCAGATTTCATTTAAGGGAAGGGATTTGGTATTTTATTTATTTTTAATTGGTCTTACCTTGCCGACCCAAACCATCATCATTCCGTTATTTTATCAATTAAAAAGCTTAGGGTTAGTCAATTCGTTGTGGGGAGTCATTTTCTCCATGGTGGGGCTTGGGATACCTTTTGGAATTTTTTTAATGAGGAACACATTTCGTGATTTGCCTAGGGAGCTGCGGGAATCTGCTTATGTAGATGGCGCTGGCGAATGGAGGACATTCCTTTCCATTATGCTGCCAATGGCCAAACCTGGCGTACTTGCATTGGTGATATTTAGCTTTATGAGCATGTGGAATGAATATTTGCTCCCGCTTGTTATTCTAATTGATCCAAGTAAATTTACAATAGCTGTCGGTTTAGGTGCGTTTCAAACGGAGCAAAACACGAATTATTCTGCTATTTTCGCAGGTTCTGTCATCTCCATGATTCCAATTGTACTTGTGTATGTCCTTTTTCAAAGACAATTTATTGAAGGTGTTGTGGCTGGTGCACAAAAAGGTTAA
- a CDS encoding Gfo/Idh/MocA family protein: protein MTYQREFTKRLRIGIVGLGRHSYRNILPAMHYLPVQIAAVCDINEDLAKLTALQFGCRHYSDTARMYGEEELDAVFLCVSPQLHPKLTMDAFDRGISVWMEKPVAMRVHEVEEMISRKNGHTAVVGYKKAFMPSTEKAIEIVNSEQYGQHHSSLAVYPMTIPDNGQEVLDSGSYVNWLANGIHPLSLLIAVSGKVEAVTVRRNASGRGVCLLDFANGVAGNFHFASGPQPIESYRFFGESWHLEIENSLRVKLQRGIPFDYESTHNYIPQGTDSGAVIWEPQNCLATLENKAIFTQGMYGEMKYFCDCVLENRQAERGSLEFALEVMKVYEAALLSNGKTRVI from the coding sequence ATGACCTATCAAAGGGAATTTACGAAGCGTTTGAGGATAGGAATTGTAGGTCTAGGTCGGCATAGTTATCGTAATATTTTGCCTGCTATGCATTATTTGCCTGTTCAAATTGCAGCAGTTTGCGATATTAACGAGGATCTAGCTAAGTTGACAGCCTTGCAATTCGGTTGTCGGCATTATAGTGATACTGCAAGAATGTATGGGGAAGAAGAATTAGATGCTGTATTCCTGTGTGTATCTCCCCAGCTGCATCCTAAATTGACCATGGATGCATTTGATAGGGGCATTAGTGTCTGGATGGAAAAACCGGTTGCGATGCGAGTACATGAAGTTGAGGAAATGATTTCAAGAAAGAATGGCCATACAGCAGTTGTTGGTTATAAAAAAGCATTTATGCCATCTACGGAAAAAGCAATTGAGATCGTAAATTCCGAGCAATACGGTCAGCATCATTCCAGTTTGGCTGTTTATCCGATGACCATACCTGATAACGGGCAGGAAGTTCTGGATAGCGGTAGTTATGTAAACTGGCTCGCCAATGGTATCCACCCCTTGTCGTTGCTTATTGCCGTTAGCGGAAAAGTTGAAGCGGTAACTGTGCGCCGCAACGCGAGTGGAAGAGGCGTATGCCTATTGGATTTTGCTAACGGCGTTGCAGGTAATTTTCACTTCGCTTCCGGTCCTCAACCGATTGAATCATACCGTTTTTTCGGGGAATCCTGGCACCTTGAAATTGAAAATTCTTTACGCGTTAAATTGCAAAGGGGAATCCCGTTTGATTATGAAAGTACCCACAATTACATTCCTCAGGGTACAGATTCCGGCGCTGTTATATGGGAGCCGCAAAATTGTTTGGCGACACTGGAGAATAAAGCCATATTTACGCAAGGCATGTATGGAGAAATGAAGTATTTCTGTGATTGCGTACTGGAGAATAGACAAGCAGAGCGAGGATCTTTGGAATTTGCCCTAGAGGTTATGAAAGTGTATGAAGCTGCCTTATTGTCCAATGGTAAAACTAGGGTCATCTAA
- a CDS encoding carbohydrate ABC transporter permease codes for MSHLNSLSLAGEGDERTVIVQRRSHAVAWRKMVTVLSFLLPALFFYGVFILYPIVKAVQLSFFDWNGNTEHMNFVGLQNYTTVIKDQIFINALLHNIVWVLLECVLVIFPVLILAIMISSLKKGRMFFRSAFYLPAVLSLPVVAVIWGKIYDPFIGPINALLKMVGLPQMALNWLGDPVTVLPSLVVASIWVAYGFYMVLYLAGLQSIDYTLYEAADIDGASKTDKFFHVTLPSLRNIMNLVISMIIINSLKSFSMVWIITQGGPFYKSEVVATYVYKAAFSMFKVSYGAAGSVILALIVIVVTVLFNYVRERRESS; via the coding sequence ATGAGTCATCTTAATTCCCTTTCCCTCGCGGGAGAGGGGGATGAAAGAACTGTGATTGTGCAGCGTAGATCTCATGCAGTTGCATGGAGAAAAATGGTTACCGTTTTATCCTTTTTATTACCGGCCTTGTTTTTCTATGGTGTATTTATCCTTTATCCGATCGTAAAAGCAGTTCAACTCAGTTTTTTCGATTGGAATGGGAACACGGAACATATGAATTTCGTTGGTCTTCAGAACTATACGACAGTTATCAAAGATCAAATTTTTATCAATGCGCTGCTCCATAATATTGTTTGGGTACTGCTGGAGTGTGTCCTGGTTATTTTCCCCGTCCTGATTCTTGCCATTATGATTTCTAGTTTGAAAAAGGGGAGAATGTTTTTCCGGTCTGCTTTTTATTTGCCGGCTGTCCTTTCATTGCCTGTCGTTGCTGTCATCTGGGGTAAAATTTATGATCCATTTATTGGCCCCATCAATGCGTTATTGAAGATGGTAGGCCTGCCTCAAATGGCGCTTAACTGGCTAGGGGACCCCGTGACCGTATTACCTTCACTCGTAGTTGCCAGCATATGGGTGGCCTACGGTTTTTATATGGTCTTATATTTAGCGGGGCTTCAATCCATTGATTATACGCTGTACGAAGCGGCTGACATCGACGGAGCTAGCAAAACAGATAAATTTTTTCATGTTACACTGCCATCGTTACGAAACATCATGAATTTAGTCATTAGTATGATTATTATCAATTCATTGAAAAGCTTTTCAATGGTGTGGATCATCACGCAGGGAGGCCCCTTTTATAAAAGTGAGGTGGTTGCTACCTATGTATACAAAGCAGCTTTTAGTATGTTTAAAGTCAGTTATGGCGCAGCAGGCAGTGTAATATTGGCCCTTATCGTCATTGTGGTTACCGTTCTATTCAACTATGTAAGGGAAAGAAGGGAGAGTTCATGA
- a CDS encoding Tm-1-like ATP-binding domain-containing protein, giving the protein MTNYAVLIGALDTKGIEFRFVKEGLERLGIPTLIIDVGVLDTPLFEPDIRAEEVAVAAGTTLEQLRQINDRGKAVTAMAEGAFQILKRLVSERRVGGVFGMGGTAGTTVGAAAMKAVPIGIPKLLVSTVASGNTRPYVGVKDVTMMYSVVDIAGINKLSRRILSNAVYALAGMVKEIQAESSIQEERVTLGMTMFGVTTPCVTRVREILETRGYDLLVFHATGAGGMAMEELIDAGYIKGVLDITTTELADELVGGIFSAGPHRLEAGARADIPQVVSVGAMDMVNFGQTETIPAQFKDRQFYQHNPTTTLMRTTEEENRRLGTILAEKLNQASNKTVVIFPKGGVSLLDLPSKAFHGPEQREALYSSLKSTLKPEIPFIETDFDINDPSVATLIATTMIRLMEGNSNE; this is encoded by the coding sequence ATGACCAACTATGCCGTATTGATTGGCGCACTGGATACGAAGGGGATAGAGTTCCGTTTTGTGAAAGAAGGGCTGGAGAGACTTGGCATTCCAACGCTTATTATCGATGTGGGTGTACTGGATACGCCTTTGTTTGAGCCCGATATTCGGGCTGAGGAAGTTGCAGTTGCTGCTGGCACCACGCTCGAACAACTCCGCCAAATCAATGATCGCGGAAAGGCAGTCACTGCAATGGCAGAAGGAGCTTTTCAAATCCTGAAGCGTCTGGTTAGCGAACGCAGGGTTGGGGGTGTATTCGGGATGGGGGGAACTGCGGGTACGACTGTCGGCGCAGCTGCTATGAAAGCTGTTCCTATAGGCATTCCGAAGCTGCTCGTGTCCACGGTTGCTTCTGGAAATACACGGCCGTATGTCGGAGTGAAAGATGTAACCATGATGTATTCTGTCGTCGATATTGCAGGAATCAACAAGCTTTCACGTCGAATTTTAAGCAATGCTGTCTACGCTCTTGCTGGCATGGTCAAAGAAATACAAGCGGAATCGTCCATCCAGGAAGAACGTGTAACTTTAGGCATGACGATGTTCGGCGTTACGACACCTTGTGTGACAAGGGTTCGAGAAATATTAGAAACTAGAGGCTACGATCTGCTCGTGTTCCATGCAACGGGAGCAGGTGGAATGGCGATGGAAGAACTGATCGACGCGGGGTATATTAAAGGCGTACTCGACATTACAACGACGGAGCTCGCTGACGAATTGGTGGGCGGTATTTTCAGCGCAGGACCTCATCGGTTGGAAGCTGGCGCTAGAGCAGATATCCCTCAGGTGGTGTCTGTAGGCGCTATGGATATGGTAAATTTCGGGCAAACTGAAACGATTCCAGCCCAATTCAAGGATAGGCAATTCTATCAACATAACCCAACTACAACACTAATGAGAACAACGGAAGAAGAAAATAGAAGGCTTGGTACGATTTTGGCAGAAAAATTAAATCAAGCTTCGAACAAAACGGTGGTTATCTTCCCAAAAGGAGGGGTGTCGTTGCTAGACTTACCTTCCAAAGCATTCCATGGCCCAGAGCAAAGAGAGGCCTTATATAGCAGTTTAAAATCGACATTAAAACCAGAGATACCTTTTATCGAAACAGATTTTGATATCAATGATCCTTCTGTAGCTACTCTAATTGCAACTACCATGATTCGGCTTATGGAAGGAAATTCAAATGAATGA